In the Staphylococcus sp. IVB6240 genome, one interval contains:
- the sdaAA gene encoding L-serine ammonia-lyase, iron-sulfur-dependent, subunit alpha: MFKSVKELIAKCEAEGKAIYEVMLEQEMSVSGLTKEEVYMHMDRNLTTMENAVAEGLNGVTSKTGLTGGDAVLMQQYMASGQALAGNLVLDAISKAVATNEVNAAMGKICATPTAGSAGVVPGVLFALKERLQLDRQGMLNFLLTSGAFGFVVANNASISGAAGGCQAEVGSASAMAAAAIVEAAGGTPQQSAEGFAICMKNMLGLVCDPVAGLVEVPCVKRNAAGASNAIVSADMALAGISSRIPTDEVIDAMHRIGQTMPVELRETGRGGLAGTPTGERLKQQIFGD, translated from the coding sequence ATGTTTAAGAGTGTAAAAGAATTAATTGCTAAATGTGAAGCTGAAGGGAAAGCCATCTATGAAGTGATGCTTGAACAAGAAATGTCAGTGTCAGGTTTGACGAAAGAAGAAGTTTATATGCATATGGATCGCAACTTAACAACAATGGAAAATGCTGTTGCAGAAGGACTCAATGGTGTTACTTCTAAAACAGGTTTGACAGGTGGCGATGCCGTTTTAATGCAACAATATATGGCGAGTGGCCAAGCATTAGCTGGCAACTTAGTTTTAGATGCAATTAGTAAAGCTGTTGCGACAAACGAAGTAAATGCTGCAATGGGTAAAATTTGTGCGACGCCAACTGCAGGATCTGCGGGTGTTGTACCAGGTGTGTTATTTGCTTTAAAAGAGAGACTGCAACTAGATCGACAAGGCATGCTTAACTTTTTACTCACATCAGGTGCTTTTGGCTTTGTCGTTGCAAATAATGCTTCTATTTCAGGGGCTGCCGGTGGTTGCCAAGCTGAAGTAGGTTCAGCGAGTGCCATGGCAGCGGCAGCGATTGTCGAAGCAGCAGGTGGGACGCCACAACAATCAGCAGAAGGATTTGCTATTTGTATGAAGAATATGTTGGGATTAGTATGTGACCCAGTTGCTGGACTTGTAGAGGTTCCATGTGTTAAGCGAAATGCTGCAGGTGCATCTAATGCGATTGTCTCTGCAGATATGGCATTAGCAGGTATTTCATCTCGTATTCCGACAGATGAAGTAATTGATGCCATGCACCGTATCGGTCAAACAATGCCTGTTGAATTGCGAGAAACTGGACGAGGTGGTTTGGCAGGTACACCAACTGGAGAACGTTTAAAACAACAAATATTTGGTGATTAA
- the recG gene encoding ATP-dependent DNA helicase RecG, with protein MTKIAIIENPYALKDIKGLGPKRLTLLNEMNIHTVQDLILYLPTRYEDNSIVDLTQAEDESTVTVQGQVYSTPTVAFLGRNRSKLTVHMMINDIAVKVVFFNQHYLKNKVQLHDTVVVKGRWSRRKQEINGQKMFTDMTQLADAQFTPVYRVKEGIKQKNLRDMIQATLKDVTIHEWLPETLRQKYKLESLHDTLHTLHEAPSQEMILRARRTFAFTEFFMFELRMQWLNRLEKSSDQAVAVQYDIELVKAFINDLPFELTDGQKQSINEIFRDLKAPIRMHRLLQGDVGSGKTVVAAVCMYALKTAGYQSALMVPTEILAEQHAESLTSLFGDRMNVALLTGSVKGKKRQLLLEQLANGEIDCLIGTHALIQDDVVFHDVGLVITDEQHRFGVEQRQKLREKGALSNVLFMTATPIPRTLAISVFGEMDVSSIKSMPKGRKPIITHWVKHEGYDRVLGQMEQELAKGRQAYVISPLIESSEHLEDVQNVIALYENLKMQLPNRHIGILHGKMRPDEKDDVMQRFSAHELDVLVSTTVVEVGVNVPNATFMMIYDADRFGLSTLHQLRGRVGRSDHQSYCVLIASPKTETGIERMTIMTQTTDGFELSERDLEMRGPGDFFGVKQSGLPDFLVANLVEDYRMLEVARDEAAEMIQSGRFFTEEFDRLREFIERNMLHQSFD; from the coding sequence ATGACAAAAATAGCGATAATTGAAAATCCTTATGCACTGAAAGACATTAAAGGTCTTGGACCAAAGCGTTTAACCTTGTTAAATGAAATGAATATTCATACGGTACAAGACTTAATATTATATTTGCCAACACGTTATGAAGATAATTCCATTGTAGATTTGACACAAGCAGAAGATGAGTCAACAGTTACTGTTCAAGGGCAAGTTTATTCTACACCGACTGTTGCCTTTTTAGGACGAAATCGCTCTAAACTTACAGTGCATATGATGATCAATGATATTGCTGTAAAAGTTGTATTTTTTAATCAACATTATCTTAAAAACAAAGTCCAATTGCATGATACTGTAGTTGTGAAAGGCCGTTGGTCACGTCGTAAACAAGAGATTAATGGGCAAAAGATGTTTACGGATATGACACAATTGGCTGATGCGCAATTCACACCTGTATATCGTGTGAAAGAAGGCATCAAACAGAAAAATTTACGAGATATGATTCAAGCAACGTTAAAGGATGTTACGATTCATGAATGGTTACCCGAAACATTACGACAGAAATACAAATTGGAATCATTGCATGATACGCTTCACACATTACATGAGGCTCCGAGTCAAGAAATGATTTTAAGGGCAAGACGTACTTTTGCGTTTACTGAATTTTTTATGTTTGAGTTAAGAATGCAGTGGCTGAATCGCTTAGAAAAAAGTTCGGATCAAGCCGTTGCAGTGCAGTATGATATTGAATTAGTCAAAGCCTTTATCAATGATTTGCCGTTTGAATTGACAGATGGTCAAAAACAAAGTATCAATGAAATATTTAGAGATTTGAAGGCGCCTATTCGAATGCATCGTTTACTGCAAGGAGATGTTGGATCGGGGAAAACAGTCGTTGCAGCCGTTTGTATGTATGCTTTAAAAACTGCGGGGTATCAGTCTGCCTTAATGGTACCTACAGAAATCTTAGCAGAACAACATGCTGAAAGTTTAACGTCACTTTTTGGTGATCGAATGAATGTCGCATTACTAACAGGTTCTGTTAAAGGTAAGAAGCGACAACTTCTTTTGGAACAATTAGCGAATGGAGAAATCGACTGTTTGATTGGTACGCACGCACTCATTCAAGATGATGTTGTTTTTCATGACGTAGGTCTTGTGATTACAGACGAACAACATCGTTTTGGGGTAGAACAACGTCAGAAATTACGTGAAAAAGGTGCGTTGAGCAATGTGTTATTTATGACAGCGACACCTATTCCGAGAACATTGGCAATTTCTGTATTTGGAGAAATGGACGTCTCCTCTATTAAAAGTATGCCTAAAGGACGTAAGCCTATCATCACACATTGGGTGAAGCATGAGGGCTATGATCGTGTACTTGGTCAAATGGAACAAGAATTAGCAAAAGGGCGTCAAGCCTATGTGATTTCACCGCTTATTGAAAGCTCTGAACATTTAGAGGACGTGCAAAATGTCATTGCATTGTATGAGAACTTAAAAATGCAATTGCCAAATCGTCACATTGGTATATTACACGGTAAAATGCGTCCAGATGAAAAAGATGATGTGATGCAACGCTTTAGCGCTCATGAGTTGGATGTTCTTGTATCAACAACTGTTGTTGAAGTAGGTGTTAACGTTCCGAATGCCACATTCATGATGATTTATGATGCTGATCGTTTTGGTCTTTCAACACTCCATCAATTGCGTGGCCGTGTGGGGCGAAGCGATCATCAAAGTTATTGTGTTTTAATCGCCTCTCCTAAAACGGAAACAGGGATTGAACGGATGACCATCATGACACAAACAACAGATGGTTTTGAATTAAGTGAGCGTGATTTAGAAATGCGTGGACCGGGCGACTTCTTCGGTGTAAAACAAAGCGGCTTGCCAGATTTCTTAGTTGCAAACCTAGTTGAAGATTATCGTATGTTAGAAGTCGCGCGTGATGAAGCGGCGGAAATGATTCAATCCGGCCGATTCTTTACAGAAGAATTTGATCGCCTAAGAGAATTTATCGAACGAAATATGTTACATCAAAGCTTTGATTAG
- the fapR gene encoding transcription factor FapR encodes MKRNKNERRKLIQQTIEQNPFITDQALSEMYEVSIQTIRLDRNQLHIPELRVRVKQVAEEQYPHISSLENQDIIGDIIALEPNQSAKSLLVISGNDVFSRNNIARGHIVFAQANSLCVAMIKHGFVLTKESHIHFVKPVHLGDSVMAEAKVAHHDDKYYEMTVSSYVGDEKVFEGIFKMYYISEDE; translated from the coding sequence GTGAAACGAAATAAAAATGAAAGACGAAAGTTAATTCAACAAACGATAGAACAAAATCCTTTTATAACCGATCAAGCATTAAGCGAAATGTATGAAGTGAGTATTCAGACCATTCGCCTTGATCGTAATCAATTACATATTCCAGAATTGCGTGTGCGAGTAAAACAAGTTGCTGAAGAACAGTATCCGCATATTAGTTCTTTGGAGAATCAAGATATTATCGGCGATATTATTGCGTTAGAACCTAATCAATCTGCCAAGTCATTACTAGTAATATCGGGAAATGATGTCTTCTCTCGAAATAATATCGCACGTGGTCATATTGTGTTTGCGCAGGCGAACTCATTATGTGTTGCCATGATTAAACATGGTTTTGTTTTAACGAAGGAGAGTCATATCCATTTCGTAAAACCTGTACATCTCGGTGATAGTGTGATGGCTGAAGCAAAAGTTGCACATCATGATGATAAATATTATGAAATGACTGTCAGCTCATATGTAGGTGACGAAAAGGTTTTTGAAGGTATTTTCAAAATGTATTATATAAGTGAGGATGAATAA
- the plsX gene encoding phosphate acyltransferase PlsX, with amino-acid sequence MVKIAVDMMGGDDAPQIVLEAVEKAINDFEDLEIILFGDEAQYTLNHPRITFRHTSERITMEDEPVRAIKRKKDSSMVRMAEAVKNGEAEACVSAGNTGALMSAGLFVVGRLPGVARPALVATIPSVSGKGTVLLDLGANADAKAEHLYQNAVLGHVYAKKLRGIENPKVALLNIGTEAQKGNNLTKAAYKLMAETSQFNFVGNIEAKSILEDEADVIVTDGFTGNMILKNLEGVAKSFGKVIKQNILSSAKNKLAALVLKKDIKGIAKQMDYSEYGGSVLLGLDGVVVKTHGSSNAKAFYSAIRQAKVASETKIVDNMREMVGEASE; translated from the coding sequence ATGGTAAAAATAGCTGTAGATATGATGGGTGGCGACGATGCACCACAAATCGTCTTAGAAGCTGTAGAAAAGGCAATCAATGATTTTGAAGATCTAGAAATAATCCTATTTGGTGACGAAGCGCAATATACGTTAAACCATCCACGTATTACATTCCGTCATACTTCAGAAAGAATCACAATGGAAGATGAACCGGTTCGTGCGATTAAAAGAAAAAAAGATAGTTCAATGGTTCGCATGGCAGAAGCAGTGAAAAATGGTGAAGCAGAAGCCTGTGTTTCTGCTGGGAATACAGGTGCGTTAATGTCAGCTGGATTATTTGTTGTTGGCCGATTACCAGGTGTTGCAAGACCTGCGCTTGTTGCGACGATTCCATCTGTCAGTGGAAAAGGAACGGTGTTATTAGACTTAGGTGCCAATGCAGATGCCAAAGCAGAACATCTTTATCAAAATGCTGTTTTAGGTCATGTTTATGCTAAAAAATTACGTGGTATTGAAAATCCAAAAGTTGCATTGTTAAATATTGGGACAGAAGCGCAAAAAGGCAATAACTTAACAAAAGCAGCATATAAATTAATGGCAGAAACATCACAATTTAATTTTGTCGGTAATATTGAAGCGAAATCAATTTTAGAAGATGAAGCAGATGTTATTGTGACAGATGGCTTTACTGGTAACATGATTTTGAAAAACTTAGAAGGTGTTGCAAAATCATTTGGAAAAGTCATTAAGCAAAATATTTTATCAAGTGCTAAAAATAAATTGGCAGCACTTGTATTGAAAAAAGATATTAAAGGCATCGCGAAACAAATGGACTATTCGGAATACGGTGGTTCAGTGTTGCTTGGACTAGATGGCGTTGTTGTAAAGACACATGGTAGTTCGAACGCCAAAGCATTTTATTCAGCCATCCGCCAGGCAAAAGTCGCATCTGAAACTAAAATTGTAGATAATATGCGTGAAATGGTTGGTGAAGCGAGTGAGTAA
- the fabD gene encoding ACP S-malonyltransferase, which yields MSKTAFMFPGQGAQKVGMAKDLYEGDTSAKSLLDTAETSVNFDLLETMFEDTKGVLSQTENTQPALLAHSAALYTAMGQPEADYVIGHSLGEYSSLVANGVLAFEDAVKIVRRRGELMAQAFPSGVGSMAAVLGLSLEEVRDICDKISTDEAVVEPANINCPGQIVVSGHATAINQLVKEGKSLGAKRVMPLQVSGPFHASMMKVIADDFSDYINQFDWHDAKVPVVQNVHAQGETDAEVIKAHMIEQLYSPVQFIDSIEWLIAQGVTHFVEIGPNKVLSGLVKKINRDVKITSIQTLEDVKEWLAND from the coding sequence GTGAGTAAAACAGCTTTTATGTTTCCAGGTCAAGGGGCACAAAAAGTAGGTATGGCTAAAGATTTATATGAAGGAGATACTTCAGCAAAATCACTTTTAGATACTGCAGAGACTAGTGTGAACTTCGACTTATTGGAAACAATGTTTGAAGATACCAAGGGTGTTTTATCACAAACAGAAAATACACAGCCTGCATTATTAGCTCATAGTGCAGCACTATATACAGCAATGGGGCAACCTGAAGCAGATTATGTAATAGGACATAGTCTTGGAGAATATTCTAGTCTTGTTGCGAATGGTGTACTAGCATTTGAAGATGCTGTTAAGATTGTCCGTCGTCGTGGAGAGTTAATGGCACAAGCCTTTCCAAGTGGTGTAGGGAGCATGGCTGCTGTCCTTGGCTTATCACTTGAAGAAGTAAGAGACATTTGTGATAAAATTTCAACGGATGAAGCAGTGGTAGAACCTGCCAATATCAATTGCCCGGGTCAAATTGTTGTATCAGGTCATGCAACGGCGATTAATCAACTTGTTAAAGAAGGAAAGTCTTTAGGTGCGAAACGTGTGATGCCATTGCAAGTGTCTGGTCCATTCCATGCGTCAATGATGAAAGTCATTGCAGATGATTTTTCAGATTATATCAATCAATTTGACTGGCATGATGCAAAAGTACCTGTTGTTCAAAATGTTCATGCACAGGGTGAAACAGATGCAGAAGTGATCAAAGCACATATGATTGAGCAATTGTATTCACCTGTACAATTTATTGATTCAATAGAATGGTTGATTGCACAAGGTGTCACACACTTTGTAGAAATTGGTCCTAATAAAGTGTTATCGGGTCTTGTAAAGAAAATTAATAGAGATGTTAAAATAACTTCGATTCAAACACTCGAAGATGTAAAGGAATGGTTAGCGAATGACTAA
- the fabG gene encoding 3-oxoacyl-[acyl-carrier-protein] reductase, with protein sequence MTKVALVTGASRGIGRSIALQLAEEGYHVVVNYAGNKEKAEAVVAEIQDKGQESIAIQANVANGDEVKAMIKEVVQTFGSVDVLVNNAGITRDNLLMRMKEHEWDDVVDTNLKGVFNCIQKVTPQMLRQRQGRIINLTSVVGAVGNPGQINYVATKAGVIGMTKTAARELASRNITVNAVAPGFIVSDMTDALSDELKETMKGQIPLGRFGQDTDIAHTVAFLASEKASYITGQTIHVNGGMHME encoded by the coding sequence ATGACTAAAGTAGCATTAGTAACTGGTGCATCACGTGGTATTGGACGTAGTATCGCATTACAACTCGCTGAAGAAGGTTATCATGTTGTTGTAAACTATGCAGGTAATAAAGAAAAAGCAGAAGCAGTCGTTGCAGAAATTCAAGATAAAGGGCAAGAAAGTATCGCCATTCAAGCAAACGTTGCCAATGGAGATGAAGTGAAAGCGATGATCAAAGAGGTTGTTCAAACTTTCGGTTCAGTGGATGTGCTTGTAAATAATGCAGGTATTACGCGTGATAACTTACTGATGCGTATGAAAGAACATGAGTGGGATGATGTTGTTGATACAAACTTAAAAGGTGTGTTTAACTGTATCCAAAAAGTAACACCTCAAATGTTAAGACAACGCCAAGGACGTATTATTAACTTAACAAGTGTTGTTGGTGCAGTTGGGAATCCTGGTCAAATTAACTATGTTGCAACAAAAGCAGGTGTGATTGGGATGACCAAAACAGCAGCACGTGAATTGGCATCGCGTAATATTACAGTGAATGCTGTTGCACCAGGATTTATCGTATCAGATATGACAGATGCATTGAGTGATGAGTTGAAAGAGACAATGAAAGGTCAAATTCCACTCGGTCGTTTTGGACAAGATACAGATATCGCACATACTGTTGCGTTTTTAGCATCTGAAAAAGCAAGTTATATCACTGGTCAGACGATTCATGTCAACGGTGGTATGCACATGGAATAA
- a CDS encoding acyl carrier protein, whose translation MENFDKVKDIIVDRLGVDADKVTEGASFKDDLGADSLDIAELVMELEDEFGTEIPDEEAEKINTVGDAVNFINTLEK comes from the coding sequence GTGGAAAACTTCGATAAAGTAAAAGACATCATCGTTGACCGTTTAGGCGTAGATGCTGATAAGGTCACTGAAGGTGCATCATTCAAAGATGATTTAGGCGCAGATTCACTTGACATCGCAGAATTAGTGATGGAATTAGAAGATGAATTCGGTACAGAAATTCCGGATGAAGAAGCGGAAAAAATCAATACAGTAGGCGACGCTGTTAATTTCATTAATACACTTGAAAAATAA
- the rnc gene encoding ribonuclease III, with protein sequence MAKLSKETLVEIFREKFDQKMKELGLPYNNVDIYQQAFSHSSFINDFNMPRLMHNERLEFLGDAVLELTVSRYLYDQYPHLPEGNLTKMRATIVCEPSLVIFATNIDLNPLILLGNGEEKTGGRTRPALVSDAFEAFVGALYLDQGLEVVRQFAEYAIFPHIEDETLMGVVDFKTKLQEYIHQYHLGELTYRIAKEEGPAHNKQFTSEVLLDAKPIAVGQGRTKKESEQKAAERAYVKMTNKE encoded by the coding sequence ATGGCTAAGTTGAGCAAAGAAACACTGGTTGAAATATTTAGAGAAAAATTCGATCAAAAAATGAAAGAGCTAGGGTTACCTTACAATAACGTAGACATATATCAACAGGCATTTTCACATTCAAGTTTTATTAATGATTTCAATATGCCACGCTTAATGCACAATGAGCGATTAGAATTTTTAGGTGACGCGGTATTAGAATTGACGGTATCACGCTATTTATACGATCAATATCCTCATCTACCTGAGGGGAATTTGACAAAGATGCGTGCAACAATTGTGTGTGAACCCTCACTTGTAATATTTGCGACGAATATTGATTTGAATCCATTAATTTTGTTAGGTAATGGCGAAGAAAAAACAGGGGGGCGTACACGTCCAGCCTTAGTTTCAGATGCATTTGAAGCGTTTGTAGGGGCATTATATTTAGATCAAGGGTTAGAAGTTGTGCGACAATTTGCGGAATATGCGATTTTCCCACATATTGAAGATGAGACATTGATGGGGGTTGTTGATTTCAAAACGAAACTTCAAGAATATATCCATCAATATCATTTAGGTGAATTAACCTATCGTATTGCAAAAGAAGAAGGCCCTGCGCATAACAAACAATTCACATCTGAAGTATTGTTAGATGCAAAACCTATTGCAGTAGGTCAAGGTAGAACAAAAAAAGAATCAGAACAAAAGGCAGCTGAAAGAGCCTATGTAAAAATGACCAATAAGGAGTAA
- the smc gene encoding chromosome segregation protein SMC yields the protein MVYLKSIDAYGFKSFAEPTQIQFDKGVTAIVGPNGSGKSNITDAIKWVLGEQSARSLRGSKMEDIIFSGAKHRNAQNYAEVQLKLDNSQRILNIDADEVVVTRRLYRSGESAYYLNNDQQRLKDITELFLDSGLGKEAFSIISQGRVDEVLNAKPIDRRQIIEESAGVLKYKKRKAASLNKLEQTEDNLTRVEDILVDLEARVEPLKEEAAIAKEYTALSEILQESDVKVTVHDIDAYKAQIAEHDETLNDLKGEQERAQSKKHHLMHTIKSKKGERFDLDSQLEQLNAKLIEATEQVEKLTGQYHLIEERQKNQSQTNARIEEEQLDLNAQQTDVDQELSEVQEQFAALKKQKQQLTQEVHELETAYHDLQSIKDEDVETLKDQYYQLMTEQSAINNEIRFLTRTLEEHQKKQSRLDSRMSESYAKLNEAKTELARVKSEQQEKQKQLESVTTRSKETELALTEVTQLQSESEEKLHQAYRYNDKLKSRIDSMKMREDDLSFFYQGVKAVLKATDTLKGIHGAVAQKIDVPSKYTTAIETALGASMQHVIATDEASARQAIQYLKTKRLGRATFLPLNVIKSKQMEPYLVQKAQQHPGFIAVANDVVSTEQVYQPIMNHLLGRILIVDELKHANEVAQMIGYKVRIVTLDGDVVNPGGSMTGGGTAQRQSLLRQKDEVHQLEEQLADYLEKTKQLERFCADKKAEQTRYSDEYVKLQQQYNHLKQVLHDLDLEHDRYQEIVQRLQHDHEAFEFEKNDGYQRDKGEATLAEQEKRKDEIEAQLTTLDRQIKQLTTETKAGKAQLAECQQQLHQKQSDLAVLNERLRTQKQTETRLKQTHDQIKTQQQKLKEQLAIVNSDEVNDDTTLKKLETEIQSTQSQKDLLIQEQDELRIKRQSIEQLIESNEHALEDTHQQLLMVENRYQEIKGAQSRLDVLIDHGLNHLSTRYHMTYEHAAKTYPDHGQEIEALRQKVKLTQMSIDELGPVNMNAVAQFEEVNERYTFLSAQRDDLREAKATLEQLIDEMDQEVVTRFSETFHAIQKHFSEVFQTLFGGGQAELLLTEDDYLTAGVDIKVQPPGKKLQHLSLLSGGERALSAIALLFAILQVRSAPFVILDEVEAALDEANVMRYASYLKTLSEQTQFIVITHRKGTMEMCDRLYGVTMQELGVSKLVSVNLNTIDEVMKEEQQ from the coding sequence ATGGTGTATTTAAAGTCTATTGATGCATATGGTTTTAAGTCTTTTGCAGAACCGACTCAAATACAGTTTGATAAAGGTGTCACAGCAATTGTAGGACCAAATGGTAGTGGAAAGAGTAATATTACCGATGCGATCAAATGGGTATTAGGTGAGCAATCTGCACGTTCATTACGTGGTAGCAAGATGGAAGATATTATTTTCTCAGGTGCTAAACATCGAAATGCACAAAATTATGCAGAAGTGCAGTTGAAGCTTGATAATTCTCAACGTATTCTTAATATTGATGCGGATGAAGTTGTTGTTACACGTCGATTGTATCGTAGTGGAGAGAGTGCATATTATTTAAATAATGATCAACAACGTTTAAAAGATATAACAGAGCTTTTTCTTGATTCTGGTTTAGGCAAGGAAGCTTTTAGTATTATTTCTCAAGGTCGTGTTGATGAAGTATTAAATGCAAAACCGATTGATCGACGTCAAATTATTGAAGAATCTGCTGGTGTTTTGAAGTATAAGAAGCGTAAAGCGGCATCATTAAATAAACTTGAACAAACAGAAGATAACTTGACGCGAGTAGAAGATATTCTTGTTGATTTGGAGGCACGTGTAGAACCTTTAAAAGAAGAAGCGGCGATTGCCAAAGAATATACAGCACTCTCTGAAATTTTACAGGAAAGTGATGTCAAAGTAACGGTGCATGATATTGACGCTTATAAGGCACAAATTGCAGAACACGATGAAACGCTTAATGATTTGAAGGGCGAACAAGAACGTGCGCAAAGTAAAAAACATCATTTGATGCATACCATTAAATCAAAAAAGGGAGAGCGATTTGATCTTGATAGTCAGTTAGAACAACTCAATGCAAAACTTATAGAAGCTACAGAGCAAGTTGAAAAACTGACAGGCCAATATCATCTGATTGAAGAGCGTCAAAAAAACCAATCTCAGACCAATGCCAGAATAGAAGAAGAGCAGTTGGATTTGAACGCACAACAAACTGATGTCGATCAAGAATTGTCAGAAGTGCAGGAACAATTTGCTGCGTTGAAAAAACAAAAACAACAACTGACACAGGAAGTTCATGAACTCGAAACGGCATATCATGACCTACAGTCTATTAAAGATGAGGATGTAGAAACGTTAAAGGATCAATATTATCAGTTAATGACTGAGCAATCTGCTATTAATAACGAGATTCGCTTTTTGACACGTACACTTGAAGAACATCAAAAGAAACAATCACGCTTAGATTCACGCATGTCTGAGTCTTATGCCAAATTAAATGAAGCTAAGACAGAACTAGCACGTGTTAAATCAGAACAGCAAGAAAAACAAAAACAACTTGAAAGTGTCACAACGAGAAGTAAAGAAACAGAATTGGCACTCACTGAAGTGACACAGCTACAATCTGAGTCTGAAGAAAAGTTACATCAAGCCTATCGCTACAATGATAAATTGAAGTCACGTATTGATAGTATGAAAATGCGAGAAGATGATTTGAGCTTTTTCTATCAAGGTGTCAAAGCAGTGCTAAAAGCGACAGATACTTTGAAAGGGATTCACGGTGCTGTAGCACAGAAAATTGATGTACCTTCTAAGTATACGACTGCGATTGAAACGGCATTAGGGGCAAGTATGCAACACGTCATCGCAACAGATGAAGCATCGGCACGCCAAGCGATTCAATATTTAAAAACGAAGCGACTTGGACGTGCAACATTTTTACCACTGAATGTCATTAAATCTAAACAAATGGAGCCGTATTTGGTTCAAAAAGCACAACAACATCCAGGTTTTATCGCTGTAGCGAACGATGTAGTATCAACTGAACAAGTATATCAACCAATTATGAATCATTTATTAGGTCGCATACTGATTGTAGATGAACTTAAGCATGCCAATGAAGTGGCACAAATGATTGGTTATAAAGTACGTATTGTTACATTAGATGGCGACGTTGTTAATCCAGGTGGTTCAATGACAGGTGGCGGTACCGCACAACGTCAATCGTTATTACGTCAAAAAGATGAAGTTCATCAGTTAGAGGAACAACTTGCAGATTATCTAGAAAAAACTAAGCAACTAGAACGTTTCTGTGCTGATAAAAAGGCAGAGCAGACACGATATAGTGATGAATATGTGAAGTTACAACAACAATACAATCACTTAAAACAAGTACTACATGACTTAGACTTGGAACATGATCGATATCAAGAAATCGTACAACGCCTTCAACATGATCATGAAGCATTTGAATTTGAAAAAAATGATGGCTATCAACGTGATAAAGGTGAGGCAACACTTGCTGAACAAGAAAAGCGCAAGGATGAAATTGAAGCGCAACTTACTACTTTGGATCGCCAAATTAAGCAATTGACAACAGAAACAAAAGCAGGGAAAGCACAACTTGCTGAATGTCAGCAACAGTTACATCAGAAACAATCTGACTTAGCCGTGTTAAATGAACGTCTGCGTACACAAAAACAGACAGAAACACGATTAAAACAAACGCATGATCAAATCAAAACACAACAACAAAAATTAAAAGAACAATTAGCCATTGTGAATTCTGATGAAGTAAATGATGATACGACATTGAAAAAGTTAGAAACAGAAATCCAATCGACGCAATCACAAAAAGACTTGTTGATACAAGAACAGGATGAATTGCGCATTAAACGTCAATCGATTGAACAATTGATTGAATCAAATGAACATGCATTGGAAGATACACATCAACAACTTCTAATGGTTGAAAATCGCTACCAAGAAATAAAAGGGGCGCAATCACGTTTGGATGTTCTAATTGATCATGGCCTTAACCATTTGTCGACGCGCTATCATATGACCTATGAACATGCTGCCAAAACCTATCCTGATCATGGACAAGAGATAGAGGCATTGCGACAAAAAGTAAAATTAACACAAATGTCTATTGATGAATTGGGGCCTGTCAATATGAATGCAGTCGCACAATTTGAAGAAGTCAACGAACGCTATACATTCTTAAGCGCACAACGTGATGATTTGCGAGAAGCAAAGGCAACGCTGGAACAGTTGATTGATGAAATGGACCAAGAAGTAGTCACACGCTTTAGTGAAACATTCCATGCAATTCAAAAGCATTTTTCAGAAGTATTTCAAACGCTTTTTGGTGGCGGACAAGCAGAATTGCTATTGACTGAAGATGATTATCTTACAGCAGGTGTGGATATTAAAGTTCAACCACCGGGCAAGAAGTTACAACACTTGTCATTACTCAGTGGGGGTGAACGCGCGTTGAGTGCCATTGCATTATTATTTGCGATTTTACAAGTACGATCAGCACCTTTTGTTATATTAGATGAGGTGGAAGCAGCACTTGATGAAGCAAATGTCATGCGTTATGCATCTTATTTAAAAACACTCTCTGAACAAACGCAATTCATTGTTATTACACATCGTAAAGGGACAATGGAAATGTGTGATAGACTGTATGGCGTAACCATGCAAGAACTGGGAGTATCTAAATTAGTCAGTGTGAATTTAAATACAATTGATGAAGTGATGAAGGAGGAGCAACAATAA